Genomic DNA from Magnetospirillum sp. 15-1:
ACATGGGCGATCCAGTAAGCGAGGACCAGACCCAGAGTAGTAACCCCATAGACCGTGAGCGGAATTTTCCGCCGCGCCATGATGCAGACGCCGGCATGGGCGGCAAGGGTGGAGAGCAGAACCAGGGCGTTGCCACCGGTGACAAACACAAACACCCATTCCGGCGGGCGAAGAATGATCAGCAATACGCCAAGCCCATAAAGAGCGCCTGACGCCGCAAAATAGATCCAGGGAAGATCACGCCGCCTCCTCCCGCCAATGGCGACGATCGTCGCCGCGGTAACGAGGGCGACCAGCGCCGAGGAAAAGGCCAGTGTTCCAACATCAAGCTTCAGCACGGTTCAGACGCCTTCTTCAGGGAACAGGCCAACCGCCACGTCCCGCTCTGGACAACATGGCGGCGTTGTCGAGCTATCTCCCACTCTTCACCATCGAGACCACCGCCCACCCCATCAGGGCCATCCTCCCATAACCGGTTCAAGACATTTCCCCAGATGACCAACCAAATATAAGCGATGCTTCTGCGGGCTTATATTTGGTTGCGGAGGCTCAGACTGAGCCATGAAGCCCAACGACCCCTTTGTAAAATTACCCGCTAACTATCTGATTCCATTGGCGCGGGTTGCTACGTTTCGCACCGTTCCCTCGGCCCGCCCATTCGAGTCAACTTATTGATCTTCCAACGGAAATCATGGAACACTGCCGTTTCCATGGTCTGCACCGTCCACTAGGGCATTGCCCCCGACGTTCTACCCGTTCGGGAACAGCCACTGGACGATCTGGTCCGGAGGCGTGGGGCGGCCGAACAGGTAGCCCTGGCCGACGTCGATTCCCAGTTTCCTCAGCGCCTGCAAATGCTCGTCATCCTCGATTCCCTCGGCGACGACCGACATCCCCAGGTGCTTGGCCAGCGCGGCGGCGAGGCGGACCAGTTCGGCCTGACGGCCACCGGGGCCGAGCCGTTGGATCAGGCTTTTGTCGATCTTCATGAAATCCAGTCCGAACAGGTCCAATTGTCCCAGGGATGAATAGCCGGAACCGAAATCGTCCACCCCCACCGACACGCCGGTCCGCCGAAGGCGGCCCAATTTCTCCGCCATGACCGGCGGGTCGGTGGCCAGGGCGGTCTCGGTGAGTTCCAGCTTGAGAAAGGTCGGGTCGATCCCGGTCTCGGCCACCACCTCGGTGATGGCATCCTCGATGCCGGCCGACATCAGCTGAACGGGGGAAAGATTGACGCTCATGGTCACCGGCCGGCCCTTGGCGGCCCACTCCACCTGCTGGCGGCAGGCGGTCCACAGCACATAATGCCCAAGCCCGATGATCAGGCCGCAGGCTTCCGCCACCGGGATGAAGCGGTCCGGCGGAATCGGCCCCAGGTCCGGACGGGTCCAGCGTAGCAACGCCTCGAATCCGACCAGACGGTTGGTATCGGGCGAGGTCAGATCGACCAGCGGCTGGTAGACCACATGGAACTGATCGGTCTCGAAGGCGGCGCGCATGTTGTTTTCGATGTGGAAATCATGGTCCATTTTAGAGGCCAGGGCCGGATCGTAGAGACGGGCGCAGCCGAGGTGGGAACGGCGGGCCTCGTCCATGGCTGCCAGGGCGTCCTTCAGCAGGGCTGTCCCATTCTCCTGGTCGGACCCGGCCATGGCCACTCCGATGAACGGCGGGCTGAACACATCCCGTCCGTTGAAGCAATGGGGCGAGGAGCACAGGGCGACCAGCCGGTGGGCCAGATTCATAACCTCGGCGGAATCGGCGCAACGAACGACCACGCCGTAACGGGCGTCGCGCAGCCGATGAATCGAGATGCCGGAAAGCTGGTTCCGCAGCAATGCCTGCACGGCTTCCAGCACCGCGTCGCCGCCGCCGAGCCCAAGGTTGCGGTCGATGAAATCCAGGCGCCCCAGCCCCACCAGCAGCAATGCGGCCCCCTTCCCGCCGTTGCGGGCCGCTGCTACCGCCGCATCCAATTCGGCAAAGAAATCAGCATGGATGTCCATGGGGCCACTCCCTAGAGGAAACAGTCGTCCAGATCGGCGGCGGCAATTGCGGGCGGTCCCGCTTTTTTCGCCGGTTCGGCGCCGATTTCGTCGGCAAACAAGTCATGGACCATCCGTTCGCTGTCCATGGTGTAATGCGCCCGCAGCAGGCGCTCCATCTCGTCGCGCACCTGGCGTGGATCGCTGCGATTGGGATCGACCTCGTCCGCCAAAGCCTCGATCTCCGCAGATACCCGATCGAGTGTCTTGCCGACGAGATCGCCAATCTCCATGGACTGCGCGATGTCGGCCAGTTCCCCGGCCACCGTGTCGATCTCGCTCCGAAGCCGGGAGAACGATCCGTCCACCGTTTCCCCCAGTTCGGTCAGCGCCCTCAGGGACGCCTCCATCGCCCCCATGGCCGTCCGGCTCAGGGTTTCGACGCCCGCATCCGATGATTGCGCCAGCGCTTCGGCGGTCGTCATGGCCTCGGCCAGGGGACCGGCGAGGCGGCGGGCCTGCTCTTCCGTCCGCCGGCTGCATCCACGCAATTCGTGGGCGACGACCCCCAGGGCCAGGCCCCGCCCGCCCAGGCGGCCGCATTTGAGCGTCGCATTCAGCCCCATCACCCGCATATCCGCGTCGATGGACTGGATAGCCAGCAGATCGGCGGCCATTGATGAGAATTCCGTCGCCATGCCCTCGACCAGCCGCTTCAAGGTCCGGCGTGCCTCGTCAGTCTGCATCAGCAGAGCCTTGGCCGCCGCCATGTCCCGTTCCAGGTCGCCGACAAACGAGACGTTGCCCGATGCCTGGCCGGCGGCGAAAGTTTCCACCGCCAGGGACGAAACCTGGCGGGCATCGCCCGCCAGTCCGCGCATGAGGGCAGCCAAGCTGTCCACGCGGCCGCAGAACTCGTCGCGCGTACGCTCCAACTGTGCCGCCTGCAGCCTCAGCACTGTACCTGCCAGGGCCGCCATACGGCATTCGTCCTCTGCCGGGTCCGACATCGACAGATCCGGGGCGACGTCCCCTTCCGCCGGAGGCAGCATTCCGGCAAGAGTGGTCAACGCCGATGACACATGGGCTATGCGCTGCGAAGCGATGTCGTTGATCTGCATCTCGCCGATGGCGGCGGCGATCCGCCTCGCCACGTCGACCGAGCGCAGCACCACATCGGCGACGGTTCGGCCGGCATCGTCGCGATGCTTGGCCATGCTCCTCAGCCCGTCCTGCAGCCGGGCCTGGATCGAGTCCAGTTCACGGGCGTTGCGCCGCTCCAGTTCGATGGTCTCGAAGCGCGTCTCGTCGATGGTGTGCCGCAATTGGACCAGGCGCGACGCCGTCTGGTCGATGGAAGCCAGAGCGAGTTCGCCGAGCTTGGCGATCTCCACCGTGAAGACGCTGAAATCCTGGCCGGATTCCGCAAGATAGGCGGCTTGAACCTTGCCGTTCATGGATAGAAGCCCGACCTCCCCCACGATCTTGCGTAGGATTTCGACCTGGTCGGCCACAATCCGGGTCTGGTCGGCCAGACTCTCGATGCGGACGCCGCCACTCTCGCCGTGGGCGGCGAGGACGACGATCTGCCCGACCGCGTCGGTGATCTGCCGGGTGGCTTCC
This window encodes:
- a CDS encoding GGDEF domain-containing phosphodiesterase, with translation MDIHADFFAELDAAVAAARNGGKGAALLLVGLGRLDFIDRNLGLGGGDAVLEAVQALLRNQLSGISIHRLRDARYGVVVRCADSAEVMNLAHRLVALCSSPHCFNGRDVFSPPFIGVAMAGSDQENGTALLKDALAAMDEARRSHLGCARLYDPALASKMDHDFHIENNMRAAFETDQFHVVYQPLVDLTSPDTNRLVGFEALLRWTRPDLGPIPPDRFIPVAEACGLIIGLGHYVLWTACRQQVEWAAKGRPVTMSVNLSPVQLMSAGIEDAITEVVAETGIDPTFLKLELTETALATDPPVMAEKLGRLRRTGVSVGVDDFGSGYSSLGQLDLFGLDFMKIDKSLIQRLGPGGRQAELVRLAAALAKHLGMSVVAEGIEDDEHLQALRKLGIDVGQGYLFGRPTPPDQIVQWLFPNG